Below is a genomic region from Persicimonas caeni.
GGGTCGTGGTGACCAGGCCGATGGCTTGCACTCGCGCCACCTCGTAGGCCGCGTCGTCGGCCCCGGCGAGCCACAGACCGCTGCCGTGGAACAGCACGCCGGGAAAGACGGCGGCCGCCGTGGGCCAGAATCCGGGGTCGAATTCTTCGGGCAGCTCGACCTGCTCGGCGACGGCTTCCTCGTCGCTACGCACCACCGGTGACTCGACCGCGTCGGTCTGTTGGGCAAAAGAGTGGGCCGGTACGATGGCCAAAATCAGCGCGGTGAGCAGGGCGACGGGCACGGTGAGCGCCCGCATTTGCCCGCGCGGGCGAGACATATTGCGACACGTATCCATTGAGCGATGCCCCCAAATAGCCAGATGCAGCAAGCCAGATGCAGCGGGTGTGACTTCAAACCTTGCCACAAACGAAAACGTATCTAGTCCAATGACTTCTGCGACGGTGAAATAATCGCAGTGAGAGTGGAATTGTTTGGTGATAGCGGAATTCAGCTCGGCTGGATCTCGTTTCGAACCCTGTAACCGATTGTGCCTGCAGCAGTATCGCAGCTTCTCAGTAAGCAGTTCCAGACACGGATCGACGATGTATCAACGCAGTATCCTCCTCGCAGCTTTGCTTGCCGTTGCAGTTGCTACCCTCGCCGCGTGCGGCGCGGCCGTAAATACCGACACTTACACCTGGTCGCAGGAGCAAGACGCACCGCCGCATATGCGGGTGGTCTTTTTGGAGAATCCTGCCGAGGAGATGGCCGTTTCGTGGTCGACGCGCGGCGCCGAGACCAACGTGGTCTACTACGACACCGAGCCCCACGACGGGGATCTCGAAAAGTACGCCCACAAGGCCGAGGCGAATCTGTCGGGCACCTACGAAGACCAGAGCGCGTACTACCACCACGCCTATCTGACCAACCTCGAGCCGTCGACGACCTACTATTTCGTGGTCGCCAGCGACGACCGGGTCTCGCGCGAATATCACGTGGTGACCGCGCCGGCCGACGACGAGGAGTTCAAGCTGCTGTACGGCGGCGACTCGCGCTCGGACCGCAAGATGCGCCGCAAGATCAACCGCTCGCTGGCCGATCGTCTCGAAGAAGATCCGTCGATCATCGCGCTCGTCCACGGCGGCGACTACATCTACGACGGCGACGACTTCGAGCTGTGGAACCGTTGGCTGGAGGACTACCAGCTCACGACCACCGAGTCGGGCCGCGTGCTCCCGATCATCCCCACGCGCGGCAACCACGAGGGCGACGGGATGTACTACAACGAGATCTTCGCCTTTCCGGGGGGCACCGAGGGAGACTATTTCCGCACTCAGATCGGCGACCGCGTCTCGTTCATCACGCTCGACACCAACAGCACGATGTCCGGTCGCCAGCGCGACTGGTTGACCGCGCAGTTGGCCGACTCACAAGACTCGCGCTGGCTGATCACCAGCTACCACCGCCCGGCGTTCCCGGCGGTCAAGTCGGCCGGTGAGGCCCGCGACCTGTGGGTCCCCCTGTTCGAGCGCTTCAACGTCGACCTGGCCTGCGAGTCCGACGGACACGCCTACAAGCGCACCGTGCCCATCCGCAACGAGCAACACGACGAGACCGGCGTGGTCTACGTGGGCGAGGGCGGCCTGGGCGTCGGCCAGCGCAGCCCCAAAGACCGCTGGTACCTGCGCTCGCCGGGCGTGGCCGCTAGCCTTCACCACGTCCAGTTGATCACGTTCAACCCCGACGAGCTCAAGTACGAGGCCCTCGACGTCAACGGGCGAGTGTTCGACTCGTGGACGCGCACCCCGCGCAACCGCGGCGCCATGGCGGCGAACTGAGGGAGGGCGTGTCTCGTCAGCGAGGCCCACTCGACGCCGAGTGGGCCGTCGCCGTCGTCCGGGAGGCTCACTCGACGTCGAGCGGGCCGTCGCCGTAGCCCGGGAGGCTCACTCGACGTCGAGCGCGCCGCCCCCAAAGGTCCGGCGGCTCGCCCACTGACTGGCGAGCCGTTGCAGGTGGTTGCAACGGCTCGCCGGCTGCAAAGCGGGCCGACCGCGGCGTCCGGAGAGCCCACTCGACGCCAAGTGGGCCCATTCAGACGTGCGATCGGTTCACTCGACGTCGAGCGGGCCAATGCAACGGCATGCAACGGCTCGCCAGATGTCGGGCGGCCCAATGCAACGGCATGTAACGGCTCGCACGAAGTGAAGTGAGCATTTCGCTCCTTTACCTGGAAAGCATCTCCTGCGATCAATGGGCTACTTCGAACTCATGGGTGCGCAGGAGTGTTGCGATGAAGAAGCTCGATCCATCGATCGTGCAGGCCCAGCCGCTATCGGGAGCCGATCACGCCTGGTTGCGGATGGACGAGCCGACCAACCGGATGATCATCACCGGCATGCTCTCCTTTGACGAGCGCCTCGACGACGAGCGCCTCGCCGCGAAGCTCGCCGAGGATTTGCGCCCGTTCCCGCGGCTTCGCCAACGGCTGGTCACCGACGGGCGCGGCCACCTCGAGCCCGACCCCAACTTCAGCTTCAGCAATCACCTCGAGCGCGTGCGCCTCGACGAGCGCGGCGACGCCGCCCTGCAGGCCTACGTCGGCGAGCTGATGTCGACGCGGCTCGACCCCGCCCACCCGCTGTGGAAGCTATACGTCGTCGAGCAGCCCGACAGCGGCGACACGCTGGTCGCGCGCATCCACCACAGCCTGGCCGACGGGTTCTCGCTCATCTACCTGATGCTGGGGCTCGTCGACCTCGACACCCCCGTCGAGCTCCCCTTCGGCAGCGTCAGCCGCCCGCCGCGCGGCGACGCCCCGCCGCCCATTCGTCGCGACGCGCTCGAGCAGACCCTCGACCTGGCCGGGCACTTGGCCATGAACTCGGTGCGCGCGCTGAGCAACCCGCGAAGGCTCGCGTGCCTGGCCGGCAACTTGATCGGCCTGGGCGGCCGCTCGGTCTCGGCGGTGGCGAATCTCTTGACGATGTCCGACGAGCCCGACACCAGCCTGGTGGGCGAGTTGGGCGTCGAAAAGCGGGTCAGTTGGACGTCTGTCATCCCGCTCGACACGGTCAAGCAGGCGTGCCGCGCGCTCGACTGCACCGTCAACGACGTCTTGCTCACCGCGCTGTCGGGCGCGTTTCGGCGCTACCTCGAGGCGCGCGGCGAGCGCGTCGACGGGCGCGACTTGCGCACGATCGTGCCCATCAACCTGCGCCCCCTCGACGAGCGCACGGTGCAGCTTGGAAACGAGTTCGGCCTGGTCTTTTTGCAGCTGCCCACCGGTCACGCCGAGCCTGCCGACAGGCTGCGCGTGCTCAAAGAGCGCATGGACGCGCTCAAGAGGAGCCCGGAGGCCGGGCTGACCTACCTCACCCTGCAGGCGCTGGGGCACCTGCCTGTGGCCGCCCAGGAGCTCGTCTTGAAGCTCTTTCGCGGCAAGGCGAGCTCGATCATCACCAATATGCCGGGGCCGAAAAACCAGCTTCGGCTGGCCGGTCACCTGGTGCGCGACATGATGTTCTGGGTGCCCCAATCACAGGGCGTGGGCGTGGGAGTGAGCATCTTCAGCTACAACGGCGGGGTGCGCCTGGGCGTGGCGGCCGACGCCGGACTCCTGGCCGAGCCGCGCGCGCTGGTCGATGCCTACGAGGCGGAGATGAGGGCGTTGGCGGGCAGGGTGGAGCTGCCCGCCTGAGCTCTCGCAGACGAGGGCAAGATGCCCACGCACCGAAGTTGACGAGGGCAAGATGCCCACGCACGTGCGCTGGAGAGTTTAGACAGCGCGATGGTGAGAGTCCATCCGGGGCAAGTTCCGCCCCGAAGTTGAAGGTAACTGCGTCGCCGCGAGGCGGGGTGGGAAGCAACCGAGGTAACGAAGAACCAGTCCGTAGCGAAAGCGAACTCGATTCAGCCAAAGGCACTCGGCGAGCCTATGTGCGGCCGGCGAAGCCCGGATGCCGACGAGCGGTAAAACAGATACGGGAGAAGGGCAAAACCCGTACCCCAAAGCCCACGGCCCCGAACAGACACGGCTCGGTTCGAGGGAACGAAACAGGAGCGTACGCTCGAAGGAAGCCACGCGCACCAAGGAACACACGGTGACGCGATGGGAGTGCATGGTGGTTGGAGACAGAATGGTTCTTAGTGGCTGTCTAGATGAATCCAGGAGATCTGCCGACGGGTCAAAAGACGCCGGCAGAAGTCAGAGCATTCGTAGTAGCGAGGAAACCTGGGAAAGCAGGTGGAGCGAAGGGATGCAGGAAAGTGGAATCAGGAAGGAAAAGAGCGATGGAAGACCAATCGACGTCAGTGTCCTGCGGGACTAAACAAGTCGAAGACATCCCGACCCAATGGACGTGGGTGGAACCAGCGATCTGGACCGACCGGATGCTCGAGGCGCTCGAAAGGGGCGTCAAAGGAGGCAAGTGGTTCAGCCTGATTGACAAAGTCTATCGGGAGGCCACGCTGATCCGCGCATGGGATGCAGTCAAAGCCAACGACGGAGCAGCAGGCGTCGACGAGATGACGATCGCCGACTACGAGCGACACATCGAGTCGAACCTGAAGCGCCTGAGCCGCGTGCTCAAAGAGGGGTCCTATGTGCCCCGAGCCGTCAGGCGAACCTGGATACCCAAGCCGGGTCGAGCCGAGAAGCGACCGCTGGGGATTCCGACCGTAGAGGATCGGATCGTCCAGACGGCGCTCAAGATGGTGCTGGAGCCGATTTACGAGCGAGATTTTGTTCGTCATTCCTACGGCTTTCGACCTCAACGGGGAGCCAAAGATGCGCTGCGACGCGTCGACGGGCTTCTCAAGCAAGGTTATCGGTGGGTGGTGGATGCCGACCTGAAGGGGTACTTCGACACGATCGACCATGATTTGCTCATGGCGCGCGTGGAGGAGAAGGTCTCAGACGGACGCATTCTCGAGCTCATCAATGCCTTTCTTACCTGCGAGGTCGTCGACCAAGGGGAAAGCCAAAAGCCCCACAGAGGCACGCCACAGGGCGGTGTGATTAGCCCGCTCCTGGCAAATATCTTTCTCGATCCGCTCGACCACCTGATGGAAGAGCAAGGGTTTGAGATGGTGCGTTACGCCGACGATTTTGTGATTCTATGCCGGGACAAAGAGCAGGCCGACAAGGCGCTCGACGTGGTCAGAAAGTGGGTGCAAGCCAACGAACTGACGCTACATCCGGAGAAGACCCAACTCGTCGACGAGTCCGAGGGAAGTTTCGACTTTCTGGGCTACGCCTTCAAGCGCGGGAACAAGTACCCGAGCAAGAAGGCCAAACGGAGGTTTCTTTGACCGGATTCGGCAATTGACCCCGCGCACCAGTGGCCACAGCTTGGCTACCATCATCGAGGCGATCAATCGCACCGTCCGCGGATGGTACGAATATTTCAAGCACAGTTATTTCAACGTGTTTGACAGCCTCGACGGCAAGATCCGTAGGCGACTGCGCGCCATTCTGCGCAAGCGCTTCAAGATCTCGGGCCACACCAATCACACCGATAATGTGCGATGGCCCAACGCCTATTTTGCCAACCACGGGCTTTTCTTTATGGCCGAAGCCCGACGGCTGGAACTCGAGTCCTTACGAAAAGGAACCCGCTGACTGGAAAGCCGTATGCGGGAAATCCGCACGTACGGTTTGGAGGGAGGGGCGCCCGGTGAACCGGGGGTCCCTACCCCTATCGAAGTTGACGAGGGCAAGATGCCCTGCCTCCAAAGCTTTCGCGGCGGTTTTAGAAGATCAGCGAGCTGACCACCCACTCACCGACCGTGCCGATGAGCGACATCAGCGCGGCGGCGATCAACGCCCAACTGAAGCCCTCGATCTTGAGGCTGTCGGTCATCGCGTCGGTCAGCTTGAGCAAGATCGCGTTGATGATCCAACGCGTGATAAACGCCAACAACCAGGCAAGTCCCAACGTGCCGATGGTGAAGACGGCGAAGAGGAGCCAGCCCAAGAAGAAGTTGAGAATCCCGAACAGCGCCGCCACCCAGATGGCGCTGCCGAAGCTCTTGATGTGCACTTTGGGCAAGATGGCCGCCGTCGCCCAGACGGCGAAGGCCAAGACCAACCACGACAAAAGAAACTCGACGAACCACATAACCTACCTCCACAACTCTAGAAGGGGTCGCGGCGACGTACCGCACCCAAGTGGTCGAATCACCCGCAAAGGTAGGCCGGTTCATCTACGGGTCAACTCGATGGGGCGCCGACCTCCAGCACGATGACGGCTGCGGCGTGTTATGCTAAAAAATTGGCCCCATGGCCAAAGAAAAGACGCAAAAATCGAACGACGCCGCCGACAAGAAGGCAACCGACCAGAAGGTCAGCGAGCTGACGATGATGGGCGTCCAAGAGATGCTGCGTCGCGGCGAGCGCGGCGAGGACAAGCGCCATCGCTGGGGCTGCTGGGCCATCATCCTCGTAGTGCTCCTGCTCGTCGGCTCGCTCGGCTACTACATCCACCAGCGCGTCGACTCGTTGTCGACGGTGCCCGAGGCGGCGATGGACCTGGCCAACGACTGGGTCTTCCATCCCGTCGAAGACGCCACCGCGCCGGACAAGGATCGCTTTTCCATCCGTGGGCTGCAGCTGCTGCTCGAAGGGGCCGGCTGGAAGCCTCAGGACGAGCCCGGGGTGATCGATACCCCGACGACGCGCAAGGTAATGCAGCGCTATCGCCACGAGGAGCATACCGTGGCCGTGACGATCTACGATCTGCAGGAGCGCTCCGAGGTGCGCGACCTCCTCGAGCAAACCGACCCGCCGGCGCGAGCGATGATGTTCGACACCAAGGCCGTCGTCCTCGAGCCGGCCACCGAGGCCGACGCCGAGTACGTCGAGGGGCTGGTCATGCTCCTCGAAGAGTATCGGGCGACGGTGCTCGAAGAGGCAGAGTAGATGCGCCCAAGCTCGTCGGGGGAGGGCACGACGTTTCACGTGGATCTTCCCGTCGAGCTCACTTCGACGAGTCGGGAAGATAGCGTTTGACCACGTTCGACCACGACGACGCGTACGCCACCTCCACCACGGCCGCGTCGATCTGCGCCTCGAAGGGCGCGTTGTGGGGCAGCGCCAGGGCGAAGGGCGGCGAGACGGCATCTTGCCCTCGTCAACTTCGGTGCGAGGGCATCTTGCCCTCGTCAACTTCGGTGCGTGGGCATCTTGCCCTCGTCAACTTCGGTGCGAGGGCATCTTGCCCTCGTTAACTTCGGTGCGAGGGCATCTTGCCGTCGTCTGCGAGAGCTGGAAGCACTCGCACCGAAAGTCGAAACATTTCCGTGTCTGCACTCAAGTCGGCTCTTCAAAACGCCCATCGATGTGGCGCGCAAACCGCCCCTTCGTGCGTTGGTGGACCGGGTCGTTCTCGCCCCACGGCCAGCCGCCGAACTGGGTGCGCTGGTAGTCGAGATACGCCTGGCGAATCTCCTGCTGCGAATTCATCACGAACGGGCCGCGCTTGGCCACCGGCTCGCCGATGGGGCGGCCCTGGAGCAGCAGGATCTCGGTTTGCTGCCCGCCGGCGGCGAGTTCGATGGGGCCGTGGCCGTCGAGCTGGACGCGGCGGGCGTTGGGCACGTCGGTGTCGCCGACTCGGACGCCGGCGCCCTCGTGGACGTACAGGGAGCGCTCGGTCCCCTCGGAGACGGCGGGCATCTGGAACGTCGCGCCCGCCTCCATCTTGATGGACCAGATGGCCACGTCGGCCTCGGCACGTGAAGCCCAGGAGTTCGGCGGCGGCGACGGCGGCGTGTGGTCCCCGTAGCCTCCGGCGGCCAAGGTCAGCTCGACGATCTTGCCGGCGTCGTCCTCCTCGACGACGCGCGGAATCTTCTCGTTCCACAGCATCGTAAAGTGCGGGTCGACGAGCTTGTCGCTGGCCGGCAGGTTGAGCCAGATCTGGAACAGCTCGAGCGGGTTGGGCGAGTCCGAGCGCAACAAGGGGAACATCTCGGCGTGCTGGATGCCCCCGCCGGCGGTCAGCCACTGCACGTCGCCCGCGCCGTAGCGCGCCGCCGCGCCCATCGAGTCGGAGTGGTCGAGCATGCCCGTGCGCACCACGGTCACCGTCTCGAAGCCGCGGTGCGGGTGGCGCGGAAAGCCGGGCACCTCGCGGCCGTGGTACATGCGCCAGTTGTCCTTGCCGGCGAAGTCGCGCCCGAGGTGGCGCCCGGCGAGCGAGGCGTTGGGGCCCATCTCGTCGTTGCCCTCGGGGTACTCGTCGAAGTGGTGGGCGCAGAACAAAAACGGGTCGCTCGTCTCGAAGTGCATGCCACCCAGCGGGGTGACCGCGCGCACGGTAGCCGTGGGCTGCGCCGTCGGTCGAGCCGACGCGGACGTCTTCGCCGACGCCTTGTCGACCCGGGGAGGGCGGTTGTCCCGCTCGACCTTCCGGCACGCCGCCAGCGGAAACACGCTGCTCGCCGCGAGCAACTTGAGCGCCGTGCGCCGGCGAATGGGCTGACTACCCACCCGACCCGGCGAAGGGTCGGTGAGCACGAGCTTGTCGCCCAGGCGCTCGTCGACCAAACCCAGGCGCGTGCCGCAGGCGTCGAGCAGCTCCCACGCCGCGAAGACCAGTTCGACGACACGCTCGGACCGCGCCGCGAGCGCCGCGTCGAGCGCGTCCGGCCCCTCGATGCCGGCGACCTCGGCGAGCAGCGCCTCCAAACGGGCGACGACCCGCGCAGCCTTCGGCGGGTTGGCCACCTTGGCGAGCAGGCGCTCGAGCGTGCCGGGCGCGAGCAACTCGCCCTTCGGCCCGAGGTCGAGCGTCGCATCGGGCGGCTCGGCGAGGGCGTCGAGCACCCACGCCACGCCCCTGCACGCCTCCTCGAAGGCCCAGGTGAACTCGTCGAACGTGATATTCTCGGTCGCCTCGTCGAGGTACGACTTGCCGCGTGTGAGCGCTTCTTCTGGAGTCATGGTTCTTCTCCGCCGGTGCAGTGTGCGCACCTCAGAATAAGCCGTCGCGTGGTGGAGCGAAAGCTGAGGGGGGCATGCTGGCGGGGAGATTGGCGAAACACTCTGTTTCCGGCGAGGCTGCGGGCACGGCAATCATTGTACACTGCGATGAGGAGGGGAGGGGGTTATCCGCGTCTTTTGTGGCTTCTTGTGTTGTTTGGCCTCGACTCTCATTAGAGGCTTTCTCCGGTCATTCGTCCTCTGGGGTGATACTATGGGGCTGTTGCAGATCCTTTTGAGATGCATTAGCATTCCCGATGTCAAACAAAGATGGATAGCCCGCCAGTGGAGGGGGGCCTAGTTGCTGGGTACGATATGAAGTTCAGACTCTCTCATCTGGTTGCGGCTGCTTTCCTGTTGAGTTCTACGTTCGCGTTTTCCCCACAAGCGCTCGCGTGGAACCGAGATTCACACCAGCGAATCACCGAACTCGCCTACGCCTATCTGAAACTCTACAGCATCTGCAAAGATGCTGATCTGACAGAGGGCAAACGAGAGCTATACAACCGAGAGTTCGAGAATTGTGCGGGTGAGCTTCGCCACTCTTCGTCCGAGGGATACACGTGTGAGAGCGTGCAGGGATATTGCGAGGCCAAATGCCGCAACCGAGATAGCTACGAAACGTACCTGTGCGTGAAGGATTGCGTGGATGCCAACCCGGAGGCCGAGGCGGCGGCGCAGGGCGAAGGTTGCGTAGAGCCGTACTATTACGACCCCGAACTAGCCGCAGAGATCGAGAGTGATGTGTGCGCTCCAGTGGCCTACGAACGCACGAGCGTGGTGTGGTCAGATCGCTGCTCGGTGCTGGGGTCGACGATGAAGCGTCTCGGCATCACCCCGGAGGATGCCGCGCGCACTGTCAGCTTCTATCAGAACTTTCAGTCAACCGCGTGTCCCCTGGCGGATTATCCACACAAGGACGAGCCGGGTTGCGCGCGCGAGGATCTCAACAATCCCAACGAGGCTCAGCCGCTCGGGCAGTGGGACAAGGCTGCCTACGAGAATCAGTTTATCGGGCGTGGATTTGTGAACGAGCCGGGGCCAAACCGCCTCTACAAGCCGGCGGTCGGCGAGTTGCTGTCGATCACCAACTGGGTCACCACCGACTCCAGTGACGTCGCGGTCGATCTCACCGGGAGTATTATCGGGTTTCATACTGGCGCGTTGGACAAATTCGCGGACACCTATGGGCTCTTTTTCGCCCTCCCTGTCCTCGAGGAAGCCCTGAAGACGGGCGCCGAGATCGCTGCCGGTGTAGGGGGCGGCGCGCTGGCACTCGCCGCCGCAGTCGGTGGCGCGATCATGTGCGCGGTCACGTGCCCCATTACCGCCTTCTTTGGCAAGTGTGACGATTGCTTCGATAAGACGTGGGACACGACCAAGGATATCTTGGAGGAGACCAAGGATGTCATCGACAGCATCGAGGAGGAAAACCTCTTTGACGTCAGTGATCACAAAACGGAGTTCTTCGGCGGTGAATTGACGAGCATGTATCACTTCATGAATGCCAGCGACGACTATGACGATCGCGACGGATATGGAGTGCCGGGGGCTCTGGGGCCCGGGCTCGATTTGTTGTTCAAGAACCCGCTGATGAATGTGTTTCGGTTCCTCGTGCTCGACTTCAAGATCGATTACTCGATGTCGAAACGACCCCTGGAGAATTACTCCGTTCGCAATTCCGATGACCAGATGCGCGACAGCGCGCACCGCGGAGTGTTTTACTGGAAGCGCCTGGGCATTCAGACCTACACGTTTCCGCCAGTCGACAACCTTGCCTACTACTGGTGGCACAAGTGGTTCGAAGGACGCTTGAATGGGCGAGCCGAGATCGAGCTTGGCGTCGGCGAGTATGGAGTGATGCCGCTGGGGGCAGTGTTGCACGGTGT
It encodes:
- a CDS encoding pirin family protein; the protein is MHFETSDPFLFCAHHFDEYPEGNDEMGPNASLAGRHLGRDFAGKDNWRMYHGREVPGFPRHPHRGFETVTVVRTGMLDHSDSMGAAARYGAGDVQWLTAGGGIQHAEMFPLLRSDSPNPLELFQIWLNLPASDKLVDPHFTMLWNEKIPRVVEEDDAGKIVELTLAAGGYGDHTPPSPPPNSWASRAEADVAIWSIKMEAGATFQMPAVSEGTERSLYVHEGAGVRVGDTDVPNARRVQLDGHGPIELAAGGQQTEILLLQGRPIGEPVAKRGPFVMNSQQEIRQAYLDYQRTQFGGWPWGENDPVHQRTKGRFARHIDGRFEEPT
- a CDS encoding wax ester/triacylglycerol synthase family O-acyltransferase, which encodes MKKLDPSIVQAQPLSGADHAWLRMDEPTNRMIITGMLSFDERLDDERLAAKLAEDLRPFPRLRQRLVTDGRGHLEPDPNFSFSNHLERVRLDERGDAALQAYVGELMSTRLDPAHPLWKLYVVEQPDSGDTLVARIHHSLADGFSLIYLMLGLVDLDTPVELPFGSVSRPPRGDAPPPIRRDALEQTLDLAGHLAMNSVRALSNPRRLACLAGNLIGLGGRSVSAVANLLTMSDEPDTSLVGELGVEKRVSWTSVIPLDTVKQACRALDCTVNDVLLTALSGAFRRYLEARGERVDGRDLRTIVPINLRPLDERTVQLGNEFGLVFLQLPTGHAEPADRLRVLKERMDALKRSPEAGLTYLTLQALGHLPVAAQELVLKLFRGKASSIITNMPGPKNQLRLAGHLVRDMMFWVPQSQGVGVGVSIFSYNGGVRLGVAADAGLLAEPRALVDAYEAEMRALAGRVELPA
- a CDS encoding group II intron maturase-specific domain-containing protein, which encodes MTPRTSGHSLATIIEAINRTVRGWYEYFKHSYFNVFDSLDGKIRRRLRAILRKRFKISGHTNHTDNVRWPNAYFANHGLFFMAEARRLELESLRKGTR
- a CDS encoding phospholipase C/P1 nuclease family protein yields the protein MDSPPVEGGLVAGYDMKFRLSHLVAAAFLLSSTFAFSPQALAWNRDSHQRITELAYAYLKLYSICKDADLTEGKRELYNREFENCAGELRHSSSEGYTCESVQGYCEAKCRNRDSYETYLCVKDCVDANPEAEAAAQGEGCVEPYYYDPELAAEIESDVCAPVAYERTSVVWSDRCSVLGSTMKRLGITPEDAARTVSFYQNFQSTACPLADYPHKDEPGCAREDLNNPNEAQPLGQWDKAAYENQFIGRGFVNEPGPNRLYKPAVGELLSITNWVTTDSSDVAVDLTGSIIGFHTGALDKFADTYGLFFALPVLEEALKTGAEIAAGVGGGALALAAAVGGAIMCAVTCPITAFFGKCDDCFDKTWDTTKDILEETKDVIDSIEEENLFDVSDHKTEFFGGELTSMYHFMNASDDYDDRDGYGVPGALGPGLDLLFKNPLMNVFRFLVLDFKIDYSMSKRPLENYSVRNSDDQMRDSAHRGVFYWKRLGIQTYTFPPVDNLAYYWWHKWFEGRLNGRAEIELGVGEYGVMPLGAVLHGVQELTQPFHAWGITLQGHLPYEDSVSDNLDPVAASMRKVSNPKFFVNSADPDGEKRFLDRVGDYLFLIYWSGIGTCEIGTTEPCYKALRVRQLMHFLRAQTFGVDSEWDWSSDKPWTSWWDYELSREYTTNTAMPLAVASSIALLYEASQDPSRYGMVMDLQLSSFEHAGPVPGQPTPSSFTPVDFPDNYGAAAPSWECATATSRGADAVEKYFNNDMTGTELLQVAYAEKMRCEITAAGLPVPPDSELDANAKARVEILRSSLGWLEHGDNVRLEEELACTYADWPAEMAVGARNRYQERCDGLLDSDHDGVYDQNDECHTPESLLAKGYTAGSNGCVFTHEALSPPPVNPFSPGAMRRTKP
- a CDS encoding phage holin family protein: MWFVEFLLSWLVLAFAVWATAAILPKVHIKSFGSAIWVAALFGILNFFLGWLLFAVFTIGTLGLAWLLAFITRWIINAILLKLTDAMTDSLKIEGFSWALIAAALMSLIGTVGEWVVSSLIF
- a CDS encoding purple acid phosphatase family protein: MYQRSILLAALLAVAVATLAACGAAVNTDTYTWSQEQDAPPHMRVVFLENPAEEMAVSWSTRGAETNVVYYDTEPHDGDLEKYAHKAEANLSGTYEDQSAYYHHAYLTNLEPSTTYYFVVASDDRVSREYHVVTAPADDEEFKLLYGGDSRSDRKMRRKINRSLADRLEEDPSIIALVHGGDYIYDGDDFELWNRWLEDYQLTTTESGRVLPIIPTRGNHEGDGMYYNEIFAFPGGTEGDYFRTQIGDRVSFITLDTNSTMSGRQRDWLTAQLADSQDSRWLITSYHRPAFPAVKSAGEARDLWVPLFERFNVDLACESDGHAYKRTVPIRNEQHDETGVVYVGEGGLGVGQRSPKDRWYLRSPGVAASLHHVQLITFNPDELKYEALDVNGRVFDSWTRTPRNRGAMAAN
- the ltrA gene encoding group II intron reverse transcriptase/maturase, with amino-acid sequence MEPAIWTDRMLEALERGVKGGKWFSLIDKVYREATLIRAWDAVKANDGAAGVDEMTIADYERHIESNLKRLSRVLKEGSYVPRAVRRTWIPKPGRAEKRPLGIPTVEDRIVQTALKMVLEPIYERDFVRHSYGFRPQRGAKDALRRVDGLLKQGYRWVVDADLKGYFDTIDHDLLMARVEEKVSDGRILELINAFLTCEVVDQGESQKPHRGTPQGGVISPLLANIFLDPLDHLMEEQGFEMVRYADDFVILCRDKEQADKALDVVRKWVQANELTLHPEKTQLVDESEGSFDFLGYAFKRGNKYPSKKAKRRFL